A stretch of Hirundo rustica isolate bHirRus1 chromosome 22, bHirRus1.pri.v3, whole genome shotgun sequence DNA encodes these proteins:
- the LOC131378693 gene encoding uncharacterized protein LOC131378693, whose protein sequence is MERRSDPGWSDTAASSSCAFHSSQLLQFLSPVCFVCRLPRRGDSQGQIAAARPGGQRWDGSERQGLCRRCCGNQAGCSRESARAFEEPLQESSPWRFGPGQGRAEEMGIGGLGLWPLPNLVWGWEKLLIHGSRWAAEPWDYIPGWDDCGSGFCWAAEPWDCIPGWNDSASGFCWVAEPWDCIPGWNDSGSGFCWVAEPWDCIPGWNDRGSGFCWVAEPWDCIPGWNDSGLTRWVCRQGQSRGRWCPEEFCLAQPWKAACGQDTQGNHTETEISQGRDVPPREPKAEPSPEPICLFIYYFLYIFGSGCGLASGVFTSQPNGQTNCQLQLFSGEKCANKGQRMKNKGFVSVTCMRKGKNCSYYCTETKKSDSIL, encoded by the coding sequence atggagcgcCGCAGTGACCCGGGGTGGAGTgacacagctgccagctccagctgtgccttccacagctcccagctgttgCAGTTCCTCTCCCCTGTCTGCTTCGTCTGCCGCCTCCCGCGGCGCGGGGACAGCCAGGGGCAGATTGCAGCGGCCAGGCCGGGAGGGCAGCGGTGGGATGGGAGCGAGCGGCAGGGGCTGTGCCGGCGCTGCTGCGGGAATCAGGCGGGCTGCAGCCGGGAGAGCGCTCGGGCCTTCGAGGAACCGCTCCAGGAATCTTCTCCGTGGCGCTTTggcccggggcagggccgggctgaGGAGATGGGCATCGGTGGTTTGGGGTTGTGGCCGCTCCCAAACCTGGTCTGGGGCTGGGAAAAACTCCTGATTCACGGGTCACGCTGGGCTGCTGAGCCGTGGGATTACATTCCTGGCTGGGATGATTGTGGATCAGGGttctgctgggctgctgagcCGTGGGATTGCATTCCTGGCTGGAATGACTCTGCATCGGGGTTCTGCTGGGTTGCTGAGCCGTGGGATTGCATTCCTGGCTGGAATGACTCTGGATCAGGGTTCTGCTGGGTTGCTGAGCCGTGGGATTGCATTCCTGGCTGGAATGACCGTGGATCGGGGTTCTGCTGGGTTGCTGAGCCGTGGGATTGCATTCCTGGCTGGAATGACTCTGGATTAACGAGGTGGGTCTGCAGGCAGGGGCAGTCTCGGGGCAGGTGGTGCCCGGAGGAGTTTTGTCTGGCACAGCCATGGAAAGCGGCGTGTGGTCAGGATACACAAGGCAATCATACAGAGAcagagatttcgcagggcagagatgttcctccgagagagcccaaggctgagccaagcccagagcccatctgcctgtttatttattactttttatacatttttgggtctggctgtggattggcttctggagttttcacctcccagccgaatggccagaccaactgtcagttacagttgttttcaggtgagaaatgtgcaaacaaaggacagagaatgaagaacaaaggatttgtttctgttacatgtatgagaaaaggcaaaaactgctcctattATTGTACAGAaactaaaaagtctgactccatcttatga